In Corynebacterium ulcerans, one genomic interval encodes:
- a CDS encoding aldo/keto reductase — MIDAQSVPTVTLNDATEMPIIGLGTWELRGEDAVTAVRSAIDLGYRHIDTAALYKNEQEVGRAIHDAIAAGDVTRDELFITTKAWNDMHGADKVQRGFQDSLTRLGLDYVDCYMVHWPCPQKGLYVETFEAVAKLQGLGQLRSVAVANFYPEVLEEVTRATGIAPAVNQIELHPGFSQSDQREVHRTLGVVTEAWSPLGHGESLSEPVVAAIAKKYGKTPAQIILRWIVQLGCSVVPKSAHLDRQRENIDIFDFELSEEELKAMTALDATGGRAFPDPREWPGLED, encoded by the coding sequence ATGATTGATGCACAATCCGTTCCTACCGTGACACTCAATGATGCCACCGAAATGCCGATTATCGGGCTGGGAACGTGGGAATTACGCGGTGAAGATGCCGTCACTGCAGTGCGCAGCGCAATTGATCTTGGATATCGCCACATAGATACCGCCGCTCTGTATAAAAATGAGCAGGAGGTGGGCCGGGCTATTCACGATGCAATTGCTGCTGGCGATGTGACTCGAGATGAGCTCTTTATCACCACTAAAGCATGGAATGACATGCATGGTGCGGATAAAGTTCAGCGTGGGTTCCAGGATTCTCTTACAAGGCTCGGTCTCGACTATGTCGATTGCTATATGGTGCATTGGCCGTGCCCACAAAAGGGGCTGTACGTGGAAACATTTGAAGCTGTGGCAAAGCTACAAGGGTTAGGGCAGTTGCGGTCGGTAGCCGTAGCCAATTTCTACCCTGAGGTGCTTGAAGAGGTAACTCGTGCAACGGGTATTGCTCCTGCGGTGAACCAGATTGAATTGCATCCGGGATTCTCTCAATCTGACCAACGGGAAGTCCACCGCACGTTGGGGGTGGTTACGGAAGCATGGTCGCCGTTGGGGCATGGAGAGTCTTTGAGCGAACCTGTGGTGGCTGCGATTGCAAAGAAGTATGGAAAAACACCTGCTCAAATTATCTTGCGATGGATTGTGCAGCTGGGGTGCTCGGTTGTTCCTAAGTCTGCTCACCTTGATAGGCAGCGTGAAAATATCGATATTTTCGATTTTGAACTCAGTGAAGAAGAGCTGAAAGCGATGACCGCGCTCGACGCGACCGGCGGAAGAGCGTTCCCGGATCCTCGCGAATGGCCAGGTCTGGAAGATTAA
- a CDS encoding carboxyl transferase domain-containing protein, translating to MTRTSAHELITDVLDCDSFCSWDTPPRYGDISESYQEALATARKKSGVDESVITGEGTIYGHRVAIILSEFSFLGGSIGAATARRIINAIHRATAERLPLLISPSSGGTRMQEGTPAFALMVSITTAVYRHKDAHLPFLVYLRNPTTGGVMASWGSAGHFTFAEPEALLGFLGPRVVELTTGSPIPQGVQSGENLAAKGVIDGVVSPQQLRAALNKIVNVLLIPSTTSNHSQLPALEQESIPSAWEAITATRRNDRPGIQSLLSAIGESNYIELSGSGDGRVSPSVVVALARIESRTVVIVGQDRHAQPPFAESQLGTEALRCARRGIQLAHDLQLPLLSIIDTPGAELSAHAEETGMAGSIARTLGELVSVDVPTVSVILGQGCGGGALALLPADKVLATTHAWLSPLPPEGASAIIYRDIEHAPAMMEEQGVSAFALTSAGIVDAIIPELPDATEEPQLFCERVLHSVSAAFTELQLAPQRVGREQRLRHYEKLADALS from the coding sequence ATGACGCGCACATCCGCACACGAATTGATTACTGACGTTCTAGACTGCGACTCTTTTTGTTCTTGGGATACTCCCCCACGCTATGGAGATATTTCCGAAAGTTACCAAGAGGCCCTGGCTACTGCCCGCAAAAAATCTGGTGTGGATGAATCTGTTATCACAGGGGAAGGAACCATCTACGGGCATCGCGTAGCCATTATCCTCAGCGAATTTTCTTTTCTCGGCGGTTCTATCGGCGCTGCTACTGCTCGCAGAATTATCAACGCCATCCATCGTGCTACGGCTGAACGCCTCCCCCTACTTATTTCTCCTTCTTCAGGAGGGACGCGCATGCAAGAGGGCACTCCCGCATTCGCGCTTATGGTGTCCATTACCACCGCGGTCTATCGACATAAGGACGCGCACCTGCCGTTTTTGGTATATCTACGTAACCCCACCACCGGCGGAGTCATGGCTTCTTGGGGCTCCGCAGGGCATTTCACTTTTGCAGAGCCAGAAGCGCTTTTAGGTTTCCTCGGCCCCCGGGTAGTAGAGCTCACCACAGGAAGCCCGATTCCCCAAGGGGTGCAGTCTGGCGAAAATCTTGCTGCCAAAGGCGTTATAGACGGAGTAGTTTCTCCCCAACAGCTACGAGCAGCGCTTAACAAGATAGTCAACGTGCTGCTCATTCCCTCCACTACAAGCAATCACTCTCAACTCCCTGCTCTGGAGCAAGAGTCCATTCCCAGCGCATGGGAAGCTATCACAGCCACACGCAGAAACGATCGTCCGGGGATCCAGTCACTCCTATCTGCGATAGGTGAATCGAACTACATTGAGTTATCAGGAAGCGGCGACGGAAGGGTCTCACCGTCTGTTGTCGTCGCCCTGGCCCGGATTGAGAGCCGCACGGTGGTCATTGTGGGACAAGATAGACATGCACAACCCCCCTTTGCAGAGTCCCAACTGGGAACAGAGGCGTTACGATGCGCCCGACGAGGTATTCAGCTAGCCCACGATCTGCAATTACCGTTGCTTTCAATCATTGATACTCCCGGCGCGGAGCTGAGCGCGCATGCCGAGGAAACCGGGATGGCCGGCTCAATCGCTCGTACCCTGGGAGAGCTCGTCTCTGTTGATGTTCCCACCGTCTCCGTTATTTTGGGCCAGGGCTGCGGTGGGGGTGCATTGGCACTGCTTCCTGCGGATAAAGTTTTGGCCACCACTCATGCGTGGTTAAGCCCGCTACCTCCGGAAGGCGCATCCGCCATCATTTATCGCGATATTGAGCACGCCCCAGCCATGATGGAAGAACAGGGAGTGTCCGCCTTCGCGTTGACGTCGGCAGGCATTGTCGACGCAATTATCCCCGAGCTCCCCGATGCCACAGAAGAACCCCAGTTGTTCTGCGAACGAGTGCTCCATAGTGTCTCCGCCGCGTTTACAGAGCTACAGCTTGCGCCCCAGCGAGTAGGAAGAGAACAGCGCTTGCGCCACTATGAAAAGCTTGCCGACGCCCTCAGCTAG
- a CDS encoding cation:proton antiporter: protein MLYASSAFSAEITLAAEASQTDALVSFAWIMTAALVAPLLSYATGKRIPAVVLLIAFGCLIGPHVLGLASEAGGVGLIKEIGLGMLFLLAGYEIDPETLRGKEGRSGLSTWIICAVLSFLGAFAILGFDNSSTAIVLAIAVTSTAIGTLLPIMKQQNLLNTSVGSSLMIHGAIGEIAPILAMALLLSARSTWTTAAVLFAFFLIAIVVAIVPKTVKLFLPWMGRAMVDGAGSTNQTVLRLILLMLAILMAVAAVFELDVVLGAFAAGFILRQMVPQKYRVALEQRLDIVGYSLLIPVFFICSGMAIDPAAVAEKPWFLIILIPLIYITRGLPVFLREMFFNTGSGLKDWKEKLQLSLFAATALPIIVAVTEVATASHILSHENASIMVAAGSITVLLFPLLASHLKPAKAYTESLQQTQDASHS, encoded by the coding sequence ATGTTGTATGCTTCTTCCGCTTTTTCTGCGGAGATTACTCTGGCGGCCGAGGCAAGCCAGACCGATGCCCTTGTGTCCTTTGCGTGGATCATGACGGCCGCGCTCGTAGCCCCTCTACTTTCTTACGCCACGGGAAAACGTATCCCCGCTGTCGTATTGCTCATTGCTTTCGGATGTCTCATCGGCCCCCACGTGCTGGGCCTGGCGTCGGAAGCCGGAGGCGTTGGATTAATCAAAGAAATCGGCCTAGGCATGCTTTTTCTTCTTGCTGGCTATGAGATTGATCCGGAAACTCTCCGCGGAAAAGAAGGACGTTCCGGCCTTTCCACATGGATCATATGTGCGGTGTTGAGCTTCCTCGGAGCTTTTGCCATCTTGGGCTTTGATAACTCCTCCACAGCGATCGTGCTTGCTATCGCTGTTACATCCACGGCAATTGGAACGTTGCTGCCGATTATGAAGCAACAAAACCTACTCAATACCTCCGTGGGATCATCTCTCATGATTCATGGCGCAATCGGAGAGATCGCCCCTATTTTGGCCATGGCTTTATTGCTGTCGGCTCGCTCAACATGGACGACAGCTGCTGTCCTGTTCGCGTTCTTCCTCATCGCTATTGTGGTGGCCATTGTCCCCAAGACCGTGAAATTGTTCCTCCCCTGGATGGGACGTGCGATGGTCGATGGAGCTGGGTCAACAAACCAGACAGTCCTGCGACTCATCTTGTTAATGCTCGCCATTTTGATGGCTGTCGCAGCAGTCTTTGAATTAGATGTGGTCCTTGGAGCTTTCGCTGCAGGTTTTATCCTGCGACAAATGGTTCCGCAAAAGTACCGGGTAGCGCTGGAACAACGTCTAGATATTGTCGGTTATAGCCTGCTCATACCAGTATTCTTCATTTGCTCGGGCATGGCCATTGACCCCGCAGCGGTAGCAGAAAAACCCTGGTTCCTCATCATTCTTATCCCGCTGATTTACATCACGCGTGGCCTCCCAGTCTTCTTACGAGAGATGTTCTTTAATACCGGTTCGGGGCTTAAAGATTGGAAAGAAAAATTACAGCTGAGCCTGTTTGCAGCAACTGCCCTACCGATCATCGTGGCAGTTACAGAAGTCGCCACAGCTTCCCACATATTGAGCCATGAGAATGCGTCCATCATGGTAGCTGCAGGGTCTATCACTGTTCTTCTCTTCCCCTTGCTCGCTAGTCATCTCAAACCAGCGAAAGCTTATACGGAGTCACTGCAGCAGACTCAGGACGCCTCGCACTCCTAG
- a CDS encoding enoyl-CoA hydratase yields the protein MGLLEHAWEGGASRALGGVETVKVSSDGFVRHIVIDRDERRNALSRDMCLAIAHAVAEASAAAVDNASVRAVVISGVGRAFCAGADLGSSVEEQGSDGAVYGSDFHDALFAMLHSIIQAEVPVIANVQGPAVGAGMQLALACDLRVVGESAWFKIPAVSLGFALDGWTIGRAQKLCGGAFARNLLLAGATLTADAALASGFAVIRGDHAAAVAFAHEMAGLAPLAVRQLKGALNYGETDYGLDEQSQVLFSRCWSSEDMREARQARSEKRVPQFKGR from the coding sequence ATGGGATTGCTTGAACATGCTTGGGAGGGTGGTGCCTCGCGGGCCCTGGGTGGGGTAGAAACAGTCAAGGTATCGTCTGATGGCTTTGTGCGGCACATAGTTATAGATAGGGATGAGCGTCGGAACGCTCTTTCACGTGACATGTGCTTAGCCATTGCACATGCGGTTGCCGAGGCGTCTGCTGCGGCCGTCGATAATGCGTCGGTGCGTGCGGTCGTGATTAGTGGGGTGGGTCGGGCCTTTTGTGCAGGTGCAGATCTTGGTTCTTCTGTGGAGGAGCAAGGCTCGGATGGTGCAGTGTACGGCTCCGATTTTCATGATGCGCTCTTTGCTATGCTGCATTCGATTATTCAGGCGGAGGTGCCGGTAATCGCCAACGTGCAGGGGCCTGCGGTGGGGGCCGGAATGCAGCTTGCATTGGCGTGTGACCTCCGTGTTGTTGGGGAATCGGCCTGGTTTAAAATTCCAGCCGTGTCTTTGGGCTTTGCGCTTGACGGGTGGACGATAGGACGTGCTCAAAAGCTCTGCGGAGGTGCCTTTGCTAGGAACCTACTCCTTGCCGGTGCCACCTTGACCGCGGATGCAGCCCTGGCTAGTGGCTTTGCCGTAATTCGGGGTGATCATGCTGCAGCGGTTGCTTTTGCACATGAGATGGCGGGTTTGGCGCCTCTTGCCGTGCGTCAGCTCAAGGGGGCGCTTAACTATGGTGAGACTGATTATGGGTTAGATGAGCAATCGCAAGTGTTATTTTCTCGGTGCTGGTCCAGTGAGGATATGAGGGAGGCGCGGCAAGCGCGGTCGGAAAAGCGAGTGCCGCAGTTTAAGGGGCGATAA
- a CDS encoding DUF1906 domain-containing protein — MPNFDTPMSRRGFLKASAAFVGGAAALAVTPAASAAPGPILGTVIDFAAGVPRAHDVKAAGHIGAVRYVSQRRPGTEGWMLGKPVTLAETTTNAALGLATASVYQFGKDATADWKQGAAGAVVHAPQAIALHIAAGGPKGRPIYVAIDDNPTRAQYDHQIRPYLQAFGSALNAAGYSLGIYGNYNVIDWAIADRLGSFFWQHDWGSNGRIHPRTTIHQKAGYASKISGIGVDINNVYASDWGQWLPGAAPTAPPFIPGNPAPVIPGLPDLQQLSSQLPVNIPAPQQAQINAALDLLKMINLR, encoded by the coding sequence ATGCCCAACTTTGATACTCCGATGTCCCGGCGTGGATTCCTCAAGGCATCTGCCGCCTTTGTCGGTGGTGCTGCCGCACTGGCAGTGACGCCTGCTGCATCTGCCGCACCTGGACCGATCCTGGGAACTGTCATCGATTTTGCCGCCGGGGTTCCCCGAGCACACGATGTCAAAGCAGCAGGCCACATTGGAGCCGTCCGATATGTTTCCCAACGCCGCCCTGGCACTGAAGGTTGGATGCTAGGCAAACCAGTCACGCTCGCAGAGACCACAACAAATGCTGCTCTAGGACTCGCCACTGCGTCTGTTTACCAGTTTGGCAAGGATGCTACCGCAGACTGGAAGCAGGGTGCCGCCGGTGCGGTAGTCCATGCGCCACAAGCCATTGCCCTCCACATCGCTGCAGGCGGTCCTAAAGGTCGCCCGATCTACGTGGCCATTGATGACAATCCAACGCGCGCCCAATACGACCACCAGATCCGCCCATATTTGCAGGCTTTTGGCTCGGCACTCAATGCCGCTGGTTATAGTCTTGGCATCTACGGCAACTACAACGTGATCGACTGGGCTATTGCTGATCGTCTTGGTTCTTTCTTCTGGCAACATGATTGGGGTTCCAACGGCCGAATCCACCCACGCACCACGATCCACCAGAAAGCTGGATACGCAAGCAAAATCTCCGGCATCGGCGTGGATATCAACAACGTGTATGCCTCGGATTGGGGCCAATGGCTCCCCGGCGCAGCTCCGACAGCACCACCGTTTATTCCCGGAAACCCTGCTCCTGTAATTCCGGGTCTCCCTGATCTCCAGCAGCTCTCGTCCCAGCTTCCTGTCAATATTCCTGCACCACAGCAGGCACAGATTAACGCTGCACTTGACTTGCTCAAGATGATTAACCTGCGCTAG
- a CDS encoding citrate synthase encodes MATDNKDKAVLHYPGGEYEMDLIHSSEGNDGVVLDKLLSETGLVTFDPGYVSTGSTESKITYIDGDNGILRHRGYDIADLAENATFNEVSYLLIKGHLPTVEELHSFNSEIRHHTLLDEDFKAQFNIFPRNAHPMSVLASSVNILSTYYQDQLNPLDEAQLDKATVRLLAKVPMLAAYAYRASKGAPYMYPDNSLNARENFLRMMFGYPTEPYEVDPVVAKALDKLLILHADHEQNCSTSTVRMIGSAQANMFVAIAGGINALSGPLHGGANQAVLEMLDDIAQNHGGDATDFMNRVKNKEKGVRLMGFGHRVYKNYDPRAAIVKETAHEILEHLGGDELLDLAMKLEEIALSDDYFVSRKLYPNVDFYTGLIYRAMGFPTDFFTVLFAIGRLPGWIAQYREQLATTTKINRPRQIYTGETLRKVTPREER; translated from the coding sequence GTGGCTACTGACAACAAAGACAAGGCTGTACTCCACTACCCCGGTGGTGAATATGAGATGGATCTCATTCACTCATCCGAGGGCAACGACGGCGTTGTGTTAGACAAACTGCTCTCTGAGACCGGTCTCGTTACATTCGATCCCGGTTACGTCAGCACCGGTTCGACCGAGTCGAAAATTACGTACATTGACGGCGACAATGGCATCTTGCGCCACCGTGGCTATGACATTGCGGACCTTGCAGAGAACGCAACCTTCAATGAGGTTTCTTATCTGCTGATCAAGGGACATCTGCCTACGGTGGAGGAGCTGCACAGCTTTAATTCTGAGATCCGTCACCACACCCTCCTCGACGAGGACTTCAAGGCACAATTTAATATCTTCCCACGTAACGCTCATCCGATGTCTGTTCTTGCATCGTCGGTGAACATCCTTTCCACCTATTACCAGGATCAGCTCAATCCTCTGGATGAGGCACAACTGGATAAAGCAACGGTTCGTTTGCTAGCTAAAGTCCCGATGCTTGCGGCTTATGCGTACCGCGCTTCTAAGGGTGCTCCGTACATGTACCCGGACAACTCTTTGAACGCCCGTGAGAACTTCTTGCGTATGATGTTCGGCTATCCTACCGAGCCTTATGAAGTCGACCCAGTCGTTGCTAAAGCTCTGGATAAGCTGCTTATTCTGCACGCAGATCACGAGCAGAACTGTTCTACATCGACAGTCCGTATGATCGGATCCGCACAGGCCAACATGTTCGTTGCCATCGCAGGCGGCATCAACGCACTGTCTGGCCCACTGCACGGCGGTGCCAACCAAGCTGTTCTGGAAATGCTGGACGATATCGCTCAGAACCATGGCGGCGACGCAACCGACTTCATGAACCGCGTGAAGAATAAAGAAAAAGGCGTTCGCCTCATGGGCTTCGGTCACCGCGTGTACAAGAATTACGATCCTCGCGCTGCGATCGTGAAAGAAACCGCCCACGAGATCTTGGAGCATCTGGGTGGGGACGAGTTGCTCGATCTGGCCATGAAGCTGGAAGAGATTGCGCTTTCTGACGACTACTTTGTCTCCCGTAAGCTCTACCCCAATGTGGACTTCTACACTGGCTTGATCTACCGGGCAATGGGCTTCCCAACGGACTTCTTCACCGTGTTGTTTGCCATTGGTCGTCTTCCAGGCTGGATCGCACAGTACCGTGAGCAGCTGGCCACCACGACCAAGATCAACCGCCCTCGCCAGATCTACACCGGTGAGACTTTGCGTAAAGTGACGCCGCGCGAAGAGCGCTAA
- the fkpA gene encoding FKBP-type peptidyl-prolyl cis-trans isomerase FkpA, whose product MEKPQIEVPEGPAPEDIVILDVVEGDGPEAQPGGLVEVHYVGVDFETGQEFDSSWDRGQSIEFPLSGLIAGWQEGIPGMKVGGRRQLTIPPEAAYGPAGGGHPLSGRTLVFMIDLLNVG is encoded by the coding sequence ATGGAAAAGCCCCAGATTGAGGTGCCCGAAGGTCCGGCGCCAGAGGACATTGTTATCCTTGACGTCGTCGAAGGTGACGGTCCGGAAGCGCAGCCTGGTGGACTCGTCGAGGTTCACTACGTGGGTGTGGACTTTGAAACCGGCCAAGAATTCGATTCCTCGTGGGATCGTGGCCAAAGCATCGAGTTTCCGCTGTCTGGCTTGATCGCAGGCTGGCAAGAAGGAATCCCCGGAATGAAAGTGGGCGGACGTCGCCAGCTCACCATCCCGCCAGAGGCAGCGTACGGCCCAGCAGGCGGAGGACACCCCTTGTCCGGACGCACGTTGGTGTTCATGATCGATCTGCTCAACGTGGGTTAA
- a CDS encoding cation acetate symporter, with the protein MTTSYLAAESSAGNPVLNIIVFVAFIVITMAVVLRAGKSTKEASDFYTGGGTFSGKQNGLAIAGDYLSAASFLGIVGAIALSGYDGFLYSIGFFVAWLVALLLVAEPLRNVGRFTMADVLSFRLKQKPVRVAAAFGTLFVSLFYLIAQMAGAGALVSVLLDLHSRAAQSIVVAVVGVIMIVYVLIGGMKGTTYVQMIKAVLLVGGVTIMTVLVFVMVKGGLSTLLDQAVSTHGASEYLAKKGYDASQILEPGLKYGATATSKLDFLSLGIALVLGTAGLPHVLMRFYTVPTATEARRSVTWAIVLIGAFYLMTLVLGFGAAALVGPDRIMSAPGTANAAAPLLALELAGPVFMALISAVAFATVLAVVAGLAITASASVAHDIYDAVLRDGQSTEEEQVRVSRITVIVIGVAAIALGILAMQQNVAFLVSLAFAIAASANLPTILYSLYWKKFNTTGAVASIYTGLGAALLLIIFSPAVSGSPTSMIPSVDFAWFPLTSPGIVSIPLAFLAGYIGTLVGKPDNFDDLQAEMEVRSLTGVGVEAPVDH; encoded by the coding sequence ATGACTACCTCTTATCTGGCAGCGGAATCGTCTGCAGGAAACCCAGTCCTTAACATTATCGTCTTCGTCGCTTTCATCGTGATTACGATGGCCGTTGTTTTGCGTGCAGGTAAATCCACCAAAGAAGCCTCCGACTTCTACACCGGTGGCGGAACCTTCTCTGGAAAACAGAATGGTTTGGCTATCGCAGGCGATTACCTTTCGGCTGCCTCCTTCCTAGGCATCGTTGGAGCCATCGCCCTCAGCGGTTATGACGGATTCCTCTATTCCATTGGCTTCTTCGTCGCATGGCTTGTTGCTTTGCTCCTCGTCGCAGAGCCACTGCGTAACGTCGGGCGCTTCACCATGGCCGATGTTCTGTCTTTCCGCCTTAAGCAGAAGCCAGTCCGTGTGGCTGCGGCCTTTGGTACTTTGTTTGTTTCGCTGTTCTATCTGATCGCTCAGATGGCGGGTGCCGGTGCGCTGGTCTCCGTGCTTCTTGATCTGCACAGTAGGGCAGCTCAGTCGATCGTCGTTGCTGTTGTGGGCGTTATCATGATCGTCTATGTTCTGATCGGCGGTATGAAGGGCACAACCTATGTTCAGATGATCAAGGCAGTGCTTCTCGTTGGTGGCGTGACCATCATGACAGTTCTGGTTTTTGTGATGGTAAAAGGCGGTCTCTCAACCCTTCTTGATCAGGCTGTTTCCACGCATGGAGCTTCCGAGTACTTGGCAAAGAAGGGCTACGATGCCTCCCAGATTTTGGAGCCAGGCCTAAAGTATGGCGCTACGGCAACGTCTAAGCTTGATTTCCTCTCACTAGGTATTGCACTGGTGCTGGGAACAGCTGGTCTGCCACACGTCCTGATGCGCTTCTACACAGTGCCTACCGCAACGGAAGCACGTCGTTCAGTCACCTGGGCAATCGTCTTGATTGGTGCTTTCTACCTGATGACCCTGGTTCTCGGATTCGGCGCTGCCGCTCTCGTTGGCCCAGACCGCATCATGTCTGCACCGGGTACTGCTAATGCTGCAGCTCCACTCCTTGCTCTGGAACTTGCCGGTCCTGTCTTCATGGCTCTGATCTCTGCCGTCGCCTTTGCTACGGTTCTCGCTGTGGTGGCTGGCCTCGCTATTACCGCTTCTGCATCAGTGGCTCATGATATCTACGACGCAGTGCTCCGTGATGGACAATCTACCGAGGAAGAGCAGGTGCGTGTCTCCCGGATCACCGTTATTGTGATCGGTGTCGCGGCTATCGCCCTGGGTATCCTGGCAATGCAGCAAAACGTGGCCTTCCTGGTCTCCCTTGCCTTTGCTATCGCTGCTTCTGCAAACCTGCCGACGATTCTGTACTCGCTGTACTGGAAGAAGTTCAACACCACAGGTGCTGTTGCCTCGATCTACACCGGACTCGGTGCGGCACTGCTGCTGATTATCTTCTCCCCAGCAGTATCGGGGTCGCCTACATCGATGATCCCAAGCGTCGACTTTGCTTGGTTCCCGCTGACCAGCCCCGGCATCGTCTCCATCCCGCTGGCCTTCCTGGCCGGTTACATCGGAACCTTGGTGGGCAAGCCCGATAACTTTGATGACCTGCAGGCTGAGATGGAAGTTCGTTCCCTCACCGGTGTTGGCGTCGAAGCTCCAGTGGATCACTAG
- a CDS encoding superoxide dismutase family protein: protein MSRTLALRAAVALVGVSSIAVLSACSNSTATKDSADKAMTSAASTAANSHAFATAELKNQSGEGVGTVEFDKTAAGTKITVSAKGLTPGFHGFHVHDKGVCEGNFKSAGGHLHGKNQPHSEGYHPHAGDLPSLLVNADGTGHLEVVTDAIDEDLLFGADGTSLIVHEGRDNYANIPERYAPNGPDEETLKTGDAGARIACGIITKK, encoded by the coding sequence ATGTCTCGCACATTGGCACTCCGCGCTGCAGTAGCACTGGTCGGAGTTTCAAGCATTGCGGTCCTCAGTGCTTGTTCGAACTCAACAGCAACAAAGGACTCCGCAGACAAAGCCATGACCTCCGCGGCTTCCACCGCAGCCAACTCGCATGCTTTTGCTACCGCTGAGCTAAAGAACCAATCCGGTGAAGGTGTAGGCACCGTCGAGTTCGACAAAACCGCTGCCGGCACCAAAATTACAGTGTCAGCAAAGGGCCTTACCCCAGGTTTCCACGGCTTCCATGTCCATGACAAGGGAGTTTGTGAGGGCAACTTTAAATCTGCCGGCGGACACCTGCACGGTAAAAACCAGCCGCATAGTGAGGGCTACCACCCCCATGCAGGCGATCTTCCCTCTCTGCTAGTAAATGCAGACGGCACAGGACACCTTGAGGTAGTCACCGATGCTATTGATGAAGACCTGCTCTTTGGCGCAGACGGCACGTCCCTGATCGTTCATGAAGGACGCGACAACTATGCCAACATCCCAGAGCGTTACGCTCCCAACGGCCCAGATGAGGAAACCCTCAAGACTGGTGATGCCGGCGCACGTATCGCTTGTGGCATCATCACCAAGAAGTAA
- a CDS encoding DUF485 domain-containing protein — MSAPTEAHGVRQPTAAEFRAMQVSPQFKELKRTYRSFTFPMSIAFFVWYLVFVIAATYAPDFMGTKVVGSINLGVILGMTQFLTTFVITWVYIKYANKNIEPRARAIREEMEG; from the coding sequence ATGAGTGCACCAACTGAGGCGCATGGCGTACGGCAGCCGACTGCTGCAGAGTTTCGTGCCATGCAAGTGAGCCCCCAGTTCAAGGAGCTGAAGCGAACATACCGTTCCTTCACCTTCCCGATGAGCATTGCGTTCTTCGTCTGGTACCTCGTATTCGTTATCGCAGCGACCTATGCTCCAGATTTTATGGGGACAAAAGTGGTTGGCTCGATCAACCTAGGCGTGATCCTAGGAATGACGCAGTTCCTGACCACTTTTGTGATCACGTGGGTCTACATCAAGTACGCAAACAAGAACATCGAGCCGCGTGCACGTGCGATTCGTGAAGAAATGGAGGGCTAA
- a CDS encoding Ltp family lipoprotein, whose protein sequence is MSAPIPQPTDNSYAQQPPAKKKGGCLKWGAIVGGGLLVLGIVSPLGSGGDTNTSAESPTTQQQAINSTVATPQHNDVATTPQKTTADATPDVPREFKNALRSAEQYSKVMHMSKAGIYNQLTSEYGEKFSPEAAQYAIDTIKADWNKNALETAKKYQDTMAMSSDAIYDQLISEYGEKFTPEQARYAVDNLPQ, encoded by the coding sequence ATGTCTGCACCTATCCCTCAGCCAACCGATAACTCATACGCTCAACAACCTCCTGCCAAAAAGAAAGGTGGGTGCCTTAAGTGGGGCGCCATCGTTGGCGGCGGTCTCCTCGTCCTTGGGATTGTGTCTCCCCTGGGCAGTGGCGGTGACACCAACACGTCTGCGGAATCCCCAACCACCCAACAGCAAGCTATAAATAGCACTGTTGCAACACCACAGCACAACGACGTTGCTACTACGCCTCAGAAAACCACTGCTGATGCTACCCCCGATGTTCCGCGTGAGTTCAAAAATGCATTGCGCAGCGCCGAACAGTATTCAAAGGTCATGCACATGTCTAAGGCTGGTATTTACAACCAGCTAACATCCGAGTACGGGGAGAAGTTCAGTCCCGAAGCTGCACAATATGCGATTGATACGATCAAAGCCGACTGGAACAAAAACGCATTGGAAACAGCAAAGAAATACCAAGACACTATGGCAATGTCTTCTGATGCAATTTATGACCAGTTAATCTCTGAATACGGAGAAAAATTCACCCCTGAGCAGGCACGTTATGCTGTAGATAACCTTCCGCAGTAA